One window of the Hyla sarda isolate aHylSar1 unplaced genomic scaffold, aHylSar1.hap1 scaffold_1484, whole genome shotgun sequence genome contains the following:
- the LOC130308592 gene encoding zinc finger protein ZFP2-like isoform X1: MEQEVAGNTGPIRFEDVAVYFSEGEWRWLQDWQKDLYRSVMRDNYETVTSLGGAESSTAGFPAQRCDVLFVRGTRKPPIKEEHDPTSLPEDLDMSSIRTVIIKEESASPPLVLHKGPCTKKRRRREAPCTAGGSERLTPVKKEECEIDWLAFPLMVGTSSLHRVLDASSQNKIFMKRKSASVLLDTYRCESDTFPCNICKKTFPSRYRLRIHSRVHTGEKPYICRDCGKGFSRSDYLKSHRRLHTEENPYKCPECDKGFSDKVTLRKHLRVQHNRLDRRLKEVRRLLQQDPAGRLSNPPQKKLHVCDICKKGFSKSYNLKVHRRIHTGEKPYQCPKCDKRFSQNIRLKIHKTTHEEWAHEAGRFRRAKPAAPPERIHKCHVCEKSFGKSYTLKVHLRIHTGEKPYQCQECQKSFSKNNLLTVHKRIHSGERPYQCLECPKSFSVISHLRVHRRTHTGERPYKCTECTKSFSDYSSMVRHLRVHSGAKPYLCTICNKSFREKSHLTVHKRTHTGERPYKCGECERAFSDCSSYVEHRRNHTGARPYKCEVCDKSFTKAYTLKIHNRVHTGERPYKCNRCPRSYSIKYHLKVHQKTHDMEACGLRTILVE, from the exons ATGGAGCAGGAGGTCGCTGGTAACACG GGCCCAATCAGATTTGAGGACGTGGCGGTGTATTTCTCGGAGGGGGAGTggcggtggctgcaggactggcagAAGGATCTGTACCGGAGTGTGATGAGGGACAACTACGAGACCGTCACCTCACTAGGGGGCGCCGAGAGCAGCACTGCAG GTTTCCCGGCACAGAGATGTGATGTCCTGTTTGTTCGAGGCACAAGGAAACCTCCCATTAAGGAGGAGCACG ATCCCACCTCTCTTCCTGAAGATCTGGACATGTCATCCATCAGGACAGTCATCATAAAGGAGGAGTCTGCTTCTCCTCCACTCGTCCTCCATAAAGGCCCTTGTACCAAGAAGAGGAGAAGACGAGAGGCTCCATGCACGGCAGGGGGGAGCGAGCGCCTCACGCCGGTCAAGAAGGAGGAGTGTGAGATAGATTGGCTGGCCTTCCCCTTGATGGTCGGCACCTCGTCTCTACACCGTGTCCTCGACGCCTCCTCTCAGAACAAGATCTTCATGAAGCGAAAGTCGGCGTCCGTGCTGCTGGACACCTATCGGTGCGAATCTGACACCTTCCCGTGCAACATCTGCAAGAAAACCTTCCCCAGTCGCTACCGTCTTCGCATACACTCTCGGGTtcacactggggagaagccaTATATATGCCGGGACTGCGGTAAGGGCTTCTCCCGCTCTGACTATCTGAAGTCTCACCGCCGGCTCCACACCGAGGAAAATCCATACAAGTGCCCCGAATGTGACAAGGGCTTCTCCGATAAAGTCACCCTAAGGAAGCACCTGAGAGTCCAGCACAACCGCTTGGACCGAAGGCTGAAGGAGGTGAGGCGTCTCCTTCAGCAAGACCCTGCTGGCCGCCTCTCCAACCCCCCCCAGAAGAAGCTGCATGTGTGCGACATCTGCAAGAAAGGCTTCAGCAAATCCTACAACCTTAAGGTTCACCGGAGAATCCACACTGGGGAGAAGCCCTATCAGTGTCCCAAGTGCGACAAGCGCTTCTCCCAGAACATCCGTCTAAAGATCCACAAAACCACGCACGAGGAGTGGGCGCACGAAGCCGGACGCTTTAGGAGAGCCAAGCCCGCCGCTCCCCCTGAGAGGATACACAAGTGTCACGTCTGCGAGAAGAGCTTCGGCAAGTCCTACACCCTAAAGGTCCATCTGAGAATCCACACGGGGGAGAAGCCATATCAGTGCCAGGAGTGCCAGAAGAGCTTCTCCAAGAACAATCTCCTGACCGTGCACAAGAGGATCCACAGTGGAGAGAGACCCTACCAATGCCTGGAGTGTCCCAAGAGCTTCAGCGTCATCTCCCACCTCCGTGTCCACCGAAGAACCCACACCGGAGAGAGGCCATACAAGTGCACCGAGTGCACCAAGAGCTTCAGCGACTATTCCTCCATGGTGCGCCACCTGAGGGTGCACTCTGGGGCCAAGCCGTACCTCTGCACTATCTGCAACAAGAGTTTCCGGGAGAAGTCCCACCTGACAGTACACAAGCGCACTCACACAGGCGAGCGGCCTTACAAGTGCGGTGAGTGTGAGCGGGCCTTCAGTGACTGCTCCTCTTATGTAGAGCACCGCCGGAACCACACGGGCGCCAGGCCCTACAAGTGTGAGGTGTGCGACAAAAGCTTCACTAAGGCCTACACCCTGAAGATCCACAACCGAGTCCACACCGGGGAAAGGCCCTACAAGTGTAACCGCTGCCCCCGCAGCTACAGCATCAAGTATCACCTGAAGGTGCACCAGAAGACCCACGACATGGAGGCCTGTGGCCTGAGGACAATACTAGTGGAGTAG
- the LOC130308592 gene encoding zinc finger protein ZFP2-like isoform X2 — MSSIRTVIIKEESASPPLVLHKGPCTKKRRRREAPCTAGGSERLTPVKKEECEIDWLAFPLMVGTSSLHRVLDASSQNKIFMKRKSASVLLDTYRCESDTFPCNICKKTFPSRYRLRIHSRVHTGEKPYICRDCGKGFSRSDYLKSHRRLHTEENPYKCPECDKGFSDKVTLRKHLRVQHNRLDRRLKEVRRLLQQDPAGRLSNPPQKKLHVCDICKKGFSKSYNLKVHRRIHTGEKPYQCPKCDKRFSQNIRLKIHKTTHEEWAHEAGRFRRAKPAAPPERIHKCHVCEKSFGKSYTLKVHLRIHTGEKPYQCQECQKSFSKNNLLTVHKRIHSGERPYQCLECPKSFSVISHLRVHRRTHTGERPYKCTECTKSFSDYSSMVRHLRVHSGAKPYLCTICNKSFREKSHLTVHKRTHTGERPYKCGECERAFSDCSSYVEHRRNHTGARPYKCEVCDKSFTKAYTLKIHNRVHTGERPYKCNRCPRSYSIKYHLKVHQKTHDMEACGLRTILVE, encoded by the coding sequence ATGTCATCCATCAGGACAGTCATCATAAAGGAGGAGTCTGCTTCTCCTCCACTCGTCCTCCATAAAGGCCCTTGTACCAAGAAGAGGAGAAGACGAGAGGCTCCATGCACGGCAGGGGGGAGCGAGCGCCTCACGCCGGTCAAGAAGGAGGAGTGTGAGATAGATTGGCTGGCCTTCCCCTTGATGGTCGGCACCTCGTCTCTACACCGTGTCCTCGACGCCTCCTCTCAGAACAAGATCTTCATGAAGCGAAAGTCGGCGTCCGTGCTGCTGGACACCTATCGGTGCGAATCTGACACCTTCCCGTGCAACATCTGCAAGAAAACCTTCCCCAGTCGCTACCGTCTTCGCATACACTCTCGGGTtcacactggggagaagccaTATATATGCCGGGACTGCGGTAAGGGCTTCTCCCGCTCTGACTATCTGAAGTCTCACCGCCGGCTCCACACCGAGGAAAATCCATACAAGTGCCCCGAATGTGACAAGGGCTTCTCCGATAAAGTCACCCTAAGGAAGCACCTGAGAGTCCAGCACAACCGCTTGGACCGAAGGCTGAAGGAGGTGAGGCGTCTCCTTCAGCAAGACCCTGCTGGCCGCCTCTCCAACCCCCCCCAGAAGAAGCTGCATGTGTGCGACATCTGCAAGAAAGGCTTCAGCAAATCCTACAACCTTAAGGTTCACCGGAGAATCCACACTGGGGAGAAGCCCTATCAGTGTCCCAAGTGCGACAAGCGCTTCTCCCAGAACATCCGTCTAAAGATCCACAAAACCACGCACGAGGAGTGGGCGCACGAAGCCGGACGCTTTAGGAGAGCCAAGCCCGCCGCTCCCCCTGAGAGGATACACAAGTGTCACGTCTGCGAGAAGAGCTTCGGCAAGTCCTACACCCTAAAGGTCCATCTGAGAATCCACACGGGGGAGAAGCCATATCAGTGCCAGGAGTGCCAGAAGAGCTTCTCCAAGAACAATCTCCTGACCGTGCACAAGAGGATCCACAGTGGAGAGAGACCCTACCAATGCCTGGAGTGTCCCAAGAGCTTCAGCGTCATCTCCCACCTCCGTGTCCACCGAAGAACCCACACCGGAGAGAGGCCATACAAGTGCACCGAGTGCACCAAGAGCTTCAGCGACTATTCCTCCATGGTGCGCCACCTGAGGGTGCACTCTGGGGCCAAGCCGTACCTCTGCACTATCTGCAACAAGAGTTTCCGGGAGAAGTCCCACCTGACAGTACACAAGCGCACTCACACAGGCGAGCGGCCTTACAAGTGCGGTGAGTGTGAGCGGGCCTTCAGTGACTGCTCCTCTTATGTAGAGCACCGCCGGAACCACACGGGCGCCAGGCCCTACAAGTGTGAGGTGTGCGACAAAAGCTTCACTAAGGCCTACACCCTGAAGATCCACAACCGAGTCCACACCGGGGAAAGGCCCTACAAGTGTAACCGCTGCCCCCGCAGCTACAGCATCAAGTATCACCTGAAGGTGCACCAGAAGACCCACGACATGGAGGCCTGTGGCCTGAGGACAATACTAGTGGAGTAG